From Brevibacillus marinus, a single genomic window includes:
- a CDS encoding YwiC-like family protein, with amino-acid sequence MSRGFLPRQHGAWAMLLIPFLFGMFAAKPVWQHALLFLGWLLAYLFVYAFLQWVRTGQIRLYGRPLLLYGALLMPTGAALLWLEPGLWPLVPLFIPLFLVNCYYARRNRERSLLNDLAAVVQFSLIVFAAYELGGGSDWRLAAALFAFSVLYFTGSVFYVKTMIREKHNVKYYWVSVGYHLALLALAAICYPPGLLLPLAVLLVRAIWSPRAKLTVKQSGMLEIAYSLLITCSVLLVYAV; translated from the coding sequence ATGAGCAGAGGCTTTCTGCCCAGGCAGCATGGCGCGTGGGCGATGCTTTTGATTCCGTTTCTGTTCGGGATGTTTGCGGCAAAACCCGTTTGGCAGCATGCGCTGCTCTTTCTCGGATGGCTGCTCGCCTACTTGTTTGTGTACGCGTTTTTGCAATGGGTGCGCACCGGCCAAATTCGGCTCTACGGCAGACCGCTGCTGCTGTACGGCGCTTTGTTGATGCCGACCGGCGCCGCGTTGCTCTGGTTGGAGCCGGGACTATGGCCGCTGGTTCCCCTGTTTATCCCCCTGTTTCTGGTGAATTGCTATTACGCACGGCGCAATCGGGAACGTTCGCTGCTCAACGATCTGGCCGCAGTTGTGCAGTTCAGTTTGATCGTCTTTGCCGCCTACGAGCTGGGCGGGGGGAGCGACTGGCGGCTTGCCGCTGCCTTGTTCGCGTTCAGCGTGCTCTATTTTACGGGATCGGTATTCTACGTAAAGACGATGATCCGGGAGAAACACAATGTGAAGTACTATTGGGTCTCCGTGGGCTATCACCTTGCGCTGCTGGCGCTGGCGGCGATCTGCTACCCGCCGGGGTTGCTGCTGCCGCTCGCCGTTTTGCTCGTGCGGGCCATCTGGTCGCCGCGCGCCAAGCTGACCGTCAAACAGAGCGGCATGCTGGAGATTGCCTATTCCCTGCTGATTACTTGCTCGGTGCTGCTCGTCTACGCGGTCTAA
- a CDS encoding tripartite tricarboxylate transporter TctB family protein: protein MNKTVDRYTALFFFILGIAFVMGSRTIAQSAYGSSVGGDVFPFWLGVVCTLLSVLLFVETLKSKDEKREKQSLDFKTFAIIFVATALYCLLLEKIGYVISTFLFLFVGFQTIQRGKWLLSFIISLIASCGVYYVFVEILQGTLPGFPAWLGG, encoded by the coding sequence TTGAATAAAACGGTGGACCGCTATACCGCACTATTCTTTTTCATCCTTGGGATTGCGTTTGTCATGGGAAGCAGAACCATCGCGCAAAGCGCGTACGGCAGTTCGGTGGGAGGAGACGTCTTTCCCTTTTGGCTGGGCGTGGTCTGTACCTTGCTAAGCGTTCTGCTGTTCGTGGAGACGCTGAAAAGCAAGGATGAGAAACGGGAAAAGCAGTCGCTCGACTTCAAAACGTTCGCCATCATCTTTGTTGCGACGGCTTTGTACTGCCTGCTGCTGGAGAAAATCGGCTACGTGATCTCCACGTTTCTCTTTCTGTTCGTCGGCTTTCAAACCATCCAAAGAGGCAAATGGCTGCTTTCCTTCATCATCTCGCTGATTGCTTCTTGTGGCGTCTATTACGTGTTTGTCGAGATTTTGCAGGGGACGTTGCCCGGATTTCCCGCGTGGCTGGGCGGATAA
- a CDS encoding AbrB family transcriptional regulator yields the protein MRNNLVRICESVSVGMAGGFLFSLLQLPLPWMLGPLTSVALWRATTGRELEWPPLFRKMAMIVFGYTLGASFRGDTVRLIVAHLPYMLTATVLLVVFSIGLGLAVSRLVKMGRQTGIFGFIPGGFAHLMALIEGSEKLNVTTIAFMQTIRAVTVIFLVPFVTTHFLSASSSPLAMPAPQPEPHGSLFAYGLFLLVAVGGALVGKPIRLPAHFLIGPMIAIAICAASGFAVPRIPAAGVTLAQLCLGIYLGRQIDGMQIKRAPKLFACMIASSLLLVGFALGQAYWLTIQTSLPMKTAFLSTAPGGIAEMGATAMTVKADLPLVSAYHTFRLFFIMLVVVPLFQWWGKRSVKQTTSARVSCDERDRIT from the coding sequence ATGAGAAACAACCTGGTCCGTATCTGCGAATCAGTCTCTGTGGGGATGGCAGGCGGCTTTCTTTTTTCGCTGCTGCAGTTGCCGCTGCCCTGGATGCTTGGTCCGTTGACGAGCGTCGCGCTGTGGCGGGCGACGACCGGCCGCGAACTGGAATGGCCTCCCTTGTTCCGCAAAATGGCGATGATCGTATTCGGCTATACGCTGGGCGCTTCCTTCCGCGGCGATACCGTCCGGCTGATCGTCGCACATCTGCCGTACATGCTGACGGCGACCGTGCTGTTGGTGGTCTTCAGCATCGGCCTGGGGCTCGCCGTCTCCCGCCTGGTCAAAATGGGACGGCAAACCGGGATCTTCGGGTTTATTCCAGGGGGCTTCGCCCACCTGATGGCATTGATTGAAGGGTCGGAAAAACTGAATGTGACGACGATCGCCTTCATGCAGACGATTCGTGCCGTCACGGTCATCTTTCTCGTCCCGTTCGTCACCACCCACTTTCTCAGCGCAAGCAGCAGTCCGCTGGCGATGCCTGCGCCGCAGCCGGAGCCGCACGGATCGCTGTTCGCCTACGGCCTTTTTCTCCTCGTCGCCGTTGGCGGAGCGCTGGTTGGCAAGCCGATTCGCCTGCCGGCCCATTTTCTGATCGGCCCCATGATCGCCATTGCGATTTGCGCGGCCAGCGGCTTTGCCGTGCCGCGGATTCCCGCAGCGGGGGTAACGCTCGCCCAGCTTTGCCTGGGGATCTACCTGGGGCGGCAGATCGACGGGATGCAGATCAAACGCGCGCCCAAACTGTTTGCCTGCATGATCGCCTCCAGCCTGCTGCTCGTCGGGTTCGCGCTGGGACAGGCGTACTGGTTGACGATCCAGACCTCTCTGCCCATGAAGACGGCGTTTTTAAGCACCGCCCCCGGCGGAATTGCGGAAATGGGCGCGACAGCGATGACGGTCAAGGCGGATTTGCCCCTGGTCAGCGCCTACCACACCTTTCGGCTGTTCTTTATCATGCTGGTCGTCGTTCCCCTGTTCCAGTGGTGGGGAAAACGCAGCGTGAAACAGACGACATCCGCTCGGGTATCATGTGACGAGCGGGACAGGATTACGTGA
- a CDS encoding MmgE/PrpD family protein: protein MSDRVSKALARFARRVQYESLPEQTVAEVKRRVIDTLGCLVSGYDADASIAARKLAERYEQPRGATIIGRGKKAAVDVAAFANGTAIRYLDYNDTYLSVEPLHPSDVIAPLLALAEVRAISAKRLIAAIAAAYEVGVIFCDEASLKTNGWDHVNYITLATVVGGANLLGLSEEETEQALALAIVPHAAMRQTRNGEISMWKGAAAANAARNAVFALQLAECGMKGPYEPFEGTMGMNYQLLNRKLNVDRVVAKLDACTRPQSITITYVKNWAVEYMTQSAIEAALALRQELASLDEVEHIHIETFQLAYDVLAKDQQKWAPKTRETADHSLPYIVMAALEDGKIDLDTFAPERLANQQTLERINSILTIEVSAEMNAGYPDGNPNRITITCKDGRVLQKLVKYPSGHRGNPMTDEQIEAKFRRLTAGYLREEQQAQALQELWKLEELTDYDRLFAHFTIEAGT from the coding sequence ATGTCTGATCGAGTGAGCAAAGCGCTGGCCCGTTTCGCCCGGCGCGTGCAGTATGAATCCCTGCCGGAGCAAACCGTGGCCGAGGTGAAACGGCGGGTGATCGACACGCTGGGCTGCCTGGTTTCCGGTTACGACGCGGATGCGTCGATTGCCGCGCGAAAGCTGGCGGAGCGGTATGAACAGCCCCGTGGGGCGACGATCATCGGCCGGGGAAAAAAGGCGGCGGTTGATGTTGCCGCATTCGCCAACGGCACGGCCATCCGCTATTTGGATTACAACGACACCTATCTTTCCGTCGAGCCGCTGCATCCCAGCGACGTGATCGCCCCCTTGCTGGCGCTGGCGGAAGTGCGCGCGATTTCCGCCAAGCGCCTGATTGCGGCGATTGCCGCTGCCTACGAAGTCGGGGTGATCTTTTGCGATGAAGCCAGCTTGAAGACAAACGGCTGGGATCACGTCAACTACATCACGCTGGCTACCGTCGTGGGGGGCGCCAATCTGCTCGGCTTGTCCGAGGAGGAGACGGAGCAGGCGCTGGCGCTGGCCATCGTCCCCCACGCTGCGATGCGCCAGACGCGGAACGGGGAAATTTCCATGTGGAAGGGCGCGGCCGCTGCCAATGCAGCGCGCAACGCGGTGTTTGCCCTGCAGTTGGCGGAGTGCGGGATGAAGGGCCCCTACGAGCCGTTTGAGGGCACGATGGGGATGAACTACCAGCTGTTGAACCGCAAGCTGAACGTCGACCGGGTCGTAGCGAAGCTGGACGCCTGCACACGTCCGCAGAGCATCACCATCACCTACGTGAAGAACTGGGCCGTCGAGTACATGACCCAGAGCGCGATCGAGGCCGCCCTGGCGCTGCGCCAGGAACTGGCCAGCCTGGACGAAGTGGAGCACATTCACATCGAAACCTTCCAGCTGGCGTACGACGTGCTGGCCAAGGATCAGCAGAAATGGGCGCCCAAAACGCGGGAAACGGCCGATCATTCCCTGCCCTACATCGTGATGGCGGCGCTGGAAGACGGAAAAATCGATCTGGACACGTTTGCGCCGGAACGGTTGGCCAACCAACAGACGCTGGAGCGGATCAACTCCATCTTGACGATCGAGGTTTCCGCGGAGATGAATGCGGGCTATCCCGACGGGAACCCCAACCGGATTACGATCACCTGCAAGGATGGACGGGTGCTGCAAAAGTTGGTGAAATATCCGTCCGGCCATCGCGGAAATCCGATGACCGACGAGCAGATCGAGGCAAAATTCCGCAGGCTGACAGCGGGGTATTTGCGCGAGGAGCAGCAGGCGCAAGCGCTGCAGGAACTGTGGAAGCTGGAGGAGCTTACCGATTATGACAGGCTGTTCGCACACTTTACCATCGAAGCTGGAACATAA
- a CDS encoding tripartite tricarboxylate transporter substrate binding protein yields MKQTTKKWTAALLSGVLALTLAACGSTGSQSKPADNGQSTTGSAGSEQTASSNYPEKPITIVVPADVGGGLDTTARVLAQTLNNTSLVKQPVNVENKPGGGQTTGLTHFITNDKNNSHKLFLPSTPIVINYLRKEASSPYSYADMKPLAKLTDDYGAIVVAANSKYQDLKSLLEDVKQNPQNITFAGGSGPGSMDHLVVMMLAIEAGIDPTTIKYNSYDSGGPAMVALLGGHAQALTTGISEAKAYMESGDVRVLAISAPERLDGAFKDLPTFKELGYDAEFVNWRGLFGVKDMAPEAVAYWDQTIKTLTESEEWKKQLELNGWEDGYLNSEDFAKFLQEQDAVIKEVLSKLGMAK; encoded by the coding sequence ATGAAACAAACGACCAAAAAGTGGACAGCGGCATTACTTTCGGGGGTTCTCGCGTTGACGTTGGCTGCCTGCGGATCGACGGGAAGCCAATCGAAGCCGGCAGACAACGGCCAGAGCACGACTGGTTCTGCCGGCTCTGAGCAAACCGCTTCTTCCAACTATCCGGAAAAGCCGATTACGATTGTTGTTCCGGCTGACGTTGGCGGCGGGCTGGATACGACGGCAAGGGTACTGGCGCAAACATTGAACAACACATCCCTTGTAAAGCAACCGGTAAATGTCGAGAACAAGCCGGGCGGTGGACAGACAACCGGGTTGACGCACTTCATCACGAATGACAAGAACAACTCGCACAAACTCTTTCTTCCTTCCACCCCGATCGTCATCAACTACCTGAGAAAAGAAGCGAGCAGCCCGTATTCTTATGCGGACATGAAACCGCTTGCAAAATTGACGGACGACTACGGCGCGATCGTCGTTGCAGCCAATTCCAAGTATCAGGATCTCAAGTCGTTGCTGGAAGATGTGAAGCAAAATCCGCAAAACATCACCTTTGCGGGCGGCTCCGGTCCCGGATCGATGGACCACTTGGTCGTGATGATGCTGGCGATTGAAGCGGGAATTGATCCCACCACCATCAAATACAACTCCTACGATTCGGGCGGGCCGGCGATGGTTGCCCTGTTGGGCGGCCACGCGCAGGCGCTCACGACCGGTATTTCGGAAGCAAAAGCGTACATGGAATCGGGCGACGTACGGGTACTCGCCATTTCCGCACCAGAACGGCTGGACGGCGCATTCAAGGATCTGCCCACCTTCAAGGAACTGGGGTACGATGCGGAGTTTGTCAACTGGCGCGGCCTGTTCGGCGTGAAGGACATGGCTCCGGAAGCGGTGGCATACTGGGATCAGACGATCAAGACCTTGACCGAGTCGGAGGAGTGGAAGAAGCAGTTGGAACTGAACGGTTGGGAGGATGGCTACCTGAATTCCGAAGATTTCGCGAAGTTCCTGCAAGAACAGGATGCTGTCATCAAGGAAGTGCTGAGCAAACTGGGCATGGCCAAATAA
- a CDS encoding hemerythrin domain-containing protein, which translates to MTHMPHDCMMSRQNGEVTLCEPLDRLKREHGPLREQMDAVARMAAEIGADPQQTDWSRPLAELNEQVDAFVRELDPHSEREEGALFPLMAHYIGREVGPIAVMEYEHELAKQNLRAFGEALEHLKEPVDARQAKEIAAYVLTAHAVLTDHFAKEENVLFPMAENLLSAEEKAELSRALRQS; encoded by the coding sequence ATGACGCACATGCCCCATGATTGCATGATGTCGCGGCAGAATGGAGAGGTAACACTTTGCGAACCGCTGGACCGGTTGAAGCGAGAGCACGGCCCCCTGCGGGAGCAAATGGATGCCGTTGCGCGGATGGCAGCCGAGATCGGCGCTGATCCGCAGCAAACGGACTGGAGCCGGCCGCTTGCCGAGCTGAACGAACAGGTGGATGCCTTTGTCCGGGAGCTTGACCCGCACTCCGAGCGGGAAGAGGGGGCTCTGTTCCCGCTGATGGCACACTACATCGGCCGAGAGGTGGGCCCGATCGCCGTGATGGAGTATGAACACGAACTGGCCAAGCAAAACCTGCGGGCGTTCGGCGAAGCGCTGGAACACCTGAAAGAACCGGTCGATGCCCGGCAGGCGAAAGAGATTGCCGCCTATGTGCTGACGGCACACGCCGTGTTAACCGATCATTTCGCGAAAGAAGAAAACGTGTTGTTTCCAATGGCGGAAAACCTGCTGAGCGCGGAAGAGAAGGCGGAGCTCAGCCGCGCGCTGCGCCAGTCCTGA
- a CDS encoding PrpF domain-containing protein, with the protein MSQYAVPCVVYRGGTSRGLFFHKKDLPHDSEEQKRIFFAGIDAYNPSQVNGLGSATSHTSKVVVIAPPSVEGADVDYTFYQIGIGELVADDKGTCGNLMAAVGAFAVDEGMVRVDPAADYVTVTAYNTNIGKMLRLHVPVVNGKAKVQGDYLMPGLITTGAKYLVDILNPGGGKTGATLPLGASYTLAANGKQYPLSFVDVVNPFVYVPSDALGLKGTELNSELAGNSELLAELDMIRCDAAVRSGMEKSVQDAKQAPAVPKVAIVAKPQDYVTSSGQLIKAEEVDIVAKMLSMGRFHRTFAGSGLYNLAAAVLLPGTVAQQLAAKKESSGPQIVRIGHPEGVAHVRVALTEDGQDVAFVGLERTARRIIKGDLYIPEKN; encoded by the coding sequence ATGTCGCAATACGCGGTCCCCTGCGTTGTCTATCGCGGCGGAACCAGTCGCGGTCTGTTTTTTCACAAAAAAGATTTGCCGCACGATAGCGAAGAGCAAAAACGCATCTTTTTCGCCGGGATTGACGCGTACAATCCGTCCCAAGTGAACGGCTTGGGCAGCGCTACCTCCCATACCAGCAAGGTGGTCGTCATCGCGCCGCCCTCGGTGGAAGGCGCGGATGTGGATTATACCTTCTACCAAATCGGAATCGGCGAGCTGGTGGCCGACGACAAGGGAACCTGCGGCAACCTGATGGCCGCGGTGGGCGCGTTTGCCGTCGACGAAGGCATGGTTCGCGTCGATCCGGCGGCCGATTATGTGACCGTCACCGCGTACAACACGAATATCGGAAAAATGCTGCGTCTCCACGTTCCGGTCGTCAACGGAAAAGCGAAAGTGCAAGGCGACTACCTGATGCCGGGACTGATCACGACCGGCGCGAAGTACCTCGTCGACATTCTCAACCCGGGCGGCGGGAAGACCGGCGCCACGCTGCCGCTGGGCGCTTCCTATACGCTTGCGGCCAACGGGAAGCAGTATCCGCTGTCCTTCGTCGACGTGGTCAACCCGTTTGTTTACGTGCCCAGCGATGCGCTTGGGCTGAAGGGGACGGAGTTGAACAGCGAGCTTGCCGGCAACAGCGAACTGCTGGCGGAGCTGGATATGATCCGCTGCGATGCGGCGGTCCGCTCCGGCATGGAAAAATCGGTGCAGGACGCAAAGCAGGCGCCCGCCGTGCCCAAAGTGGCGATCGTCGCCAAGCCGCAGGACTACGTGACTTCCAGCGGACAGCTGATCAAGGCCGAGGAAGTGGACATCGTCGCCAAGATGCTCTCGATGGGGCGCTTTCACCGCACCTTCGCCGGCAGCGGCTTGTACAATCTGGCGGCGGCGGTGCTTTTGCCGGGCACGGTTGCCCAGCAGCTGGCGGCGAAAAAAGAGAGCAGCGGGCCGCAGATCGTCCGCATCGGCCACCCCGAGGGCGTCGCCCACGTGCGCGTCGCGCTCACCGAAGACGGCCAGGATGTCGCTTTCGTCGGCCTGGAGCGAACGGCGCGCCGAATTATCAAAGGAGACTTGTACATTCCGGAAAAAAACTAG
- a CDS encoding tripartite tricarboxylate transporter permease, protein MDSLNFLLDGFQTALQFHNILFAFFGVLIGTMVGVLPGIGPVSGVALLIPITATLTSGMSPSEAATSSIILLAGVYYGALYGGSTTSILLNTPGEASSVVTTLDGYQMAKQGRAGAALSIAAIGSFVAGIISLIGLVFLAQPLSKLALQFGPAEYFSLMLLGLCAVSGLAGKSITKALLMTVLGLMLGTIGIDAVSGSARFTFGIPELYEGIEFLTVAVGLFALGEVFKTILEKDYVSGTITKINRILPTKQDMKDSAVPILRGSILGFLIGILPGAGASIASFFSYSTEKKISKQPEKFGKGAIEGVAAPESANNAASGGAMIPMLTMGIPGSSTTAVLMGALIMYSVQPGPLLFEQHPDVAWGLIASMFIGNVMLLILNMPLIKVFAKVIETPAKYLLPFIIAISVFGVYAVRLTTFDLMLLLLCGLAGFFFTRHDYPVAPLVLGLVLGPMIEYNLRRALTISNGDWLIFLEKPLSALFLAIAAAWVLVPVILKRKGKNVLVDEG, encoded by the coding sequence ATGGATTCCCTCAATTTTTTGCTCGATGGATTTCAGACCGCGCTGCAATTCCATAATATTCTGTTCGCATTCTTTGGCGTGTTGATCGGCACCATGGTAGGGGTGCTGCCAGGGATCGGACCGGTCAGCGGGGTTGCCCTGCTGATTCCGATTACCGCTACGCTGACGAGCGGCATGAGCCCCAGTGAAGCGGCGACCAGTTCGATCATCCTGCTGGCCGGCGTCTACTACGGAGCGCTGTACGGCGGCTCCACCACCTCCATTCTGCTGAATACGCCGGGCGAAGCATCTTCCGTGGTGACGACGCTCGACGGGTACCAAATGGCCAAGCAGGGAAGGGCTGGCGCGGCCTTGTCGATCGCCGCCATCGGTTCGTTTGTCGCCGGGATTATTTCCCTGATCGGCCTGGTTTTCCTGGCGCAGCCGTTGTCCAAATTGGCTTTGCAATTTGGTCCGGCCGAATACTTCTCGTTGATGCTGTTGGGCTTGTGTGCCGTCAGCGGTTTGGCGGGCAAGTCGATCACCAAGGCGTTGTTGATGACCGTGCTCGGGTTGATGTTGGGCACCATCGGGATCGACGCCGTATCGGGCAGCGCCCGCTTTACGTTTGGCATCCCGGAGCTGTACGAAGGGATCGAATTTTTGACCGTCGCGGTCGGTTTGTTCGCCTTGGGAGAAGTGTTTAAAACGATTCTCGAAAAAGACTACGTGTCCGGCACGATTACCAAAATCAACCGGATTCTCCCGACCAAGCAGGATATGAAGGACAGCGCAGTGCCCATTCTGCGAGGATCGATTCTCGGCTTTTTGATCGGGATCCTGCCCGGTGCGGGCGCTTCCATCGCATCCTTTTTCTCCTACAGTACGGAGAAAAAAATCAGCAAACAGCCGGAGAAATTCGGAAAGGGGGCGATCGAAGGGGTGGCCGCACCGGAATCAGCCAACAACGCCGCTTCCGGCGGGGCGATGATTCCCATGCTGACGATGGGGATTCCCGGCTCCAGCACCACCGCGGTCTTGATGGGCGCGCTCATCATGTACAGCGTGCAGCCCGGCCCGCTGCTCTTCGAACAGCATCCGGACGTAGCCTGGGGCTTGATCGCCAGCATGTTTATCGGCAACGTGATGCTGCTCATCCTCAACATGCCGCTGATCAAGGTGTTTGCAAAAGTAATCGAGACGCCGGCGAAATACCTGCTGCCGTTTATCATCGCGATCTCGGTTTTCGGCGTCTATGCGGTGCGCCTGACCACCTTTGACCTGATGCTGCTGTTGCTGTGCGGGCTGGCCGGGTTTTTCTTCACCCGCCATGACTATCCGGTCGCTCCGCTTGTCCTCGGCTTGGTGTTGGGGCCGATGATCGAATACAATCTGCGGCGGGCCCTGACGATCTCCAACGGGGATTGGCTGATCTTTCTGGAAAAGCCGCTTTCCGCCCTGTTCTTGGCGATTGCCGCAGCGTGGGTGCTGGTTCCCGTCATTCTCAAGCGGAAAGGCAAAAACGTGCTGGTCGATGAGGGCTGA
- the hcp gene encoding hydroxylamine reductase, with translation MFCYQCEQTAPGGCRVVGVCGKNEELASIQDTIVFALKGIAAYATHARQLGYVDPEVDGITHEALYFTLTNVNFNLDEHLQMAMKVGKAAIKVMELLDRAHTERFGIPQPITVSQNKIEGKCIVVTGHNLHALEMLLQQSEGKGVNIYTHSEMLPAHGYPALKKYPHLKGNIGKAWYDQRRLFEEFPGAILATTNCVMPIKGSYADRFFSYDVAGLEHVTKIENDDFSPLIEKALSLPDVSIESEQTLTTGFHHETVIGIAPEIVQAVKAGKIKRFFVIAGCDAPGKGGDYYRELATSLPPETVILTTSCGKFRFNDVDYGTVPGTDIPRYIDLGQCNNSISTVKIAAALAEAFDCEVNELPLSIVLSWFEQKAVAILLGLLSLGIKDIRIGPKLPEFIQPGVLQVLQDLFQIKLIGSAQEDLKQMLGLAH, from the coding sequence ATGTTTTGTTACCAGTGTGAACAGACAGCGCCGGGCGGCTGCCGGGTGGTCGGTGTCTGCGGCAAAAACGAGGAGCTGGCCAGTATTCAGGACACGATTGTGTTTGCGCTGAAAGGGATCGCGGCCTACGCCACCCACGCGCGGCAGCTGGGCTATGTCGATCCGGAAGTGGACGGGATTACCCACGAAGCCTTGTATTTTACGCTGACCAATGTGAATTTTAACCTGGATGAGCACCTGCAGATGGCGATGAAGGTGGGGAAAGCGGCGATCAAAGTGATGGAGCTGTTGGATCGAGCGCACACCGAGCGGTTCGGGATTCCCCAGCCGATCACCGTATCGCAAAACAAAATCGAGGGAAAATGCATCGTCGTCACCGGCCACAACCTGCATGCCCTGGAAATGCTGCTGCAGCAGTCGGAGGGAAAAGGGGTGAACATCTACACCCATTCCGAGATGCTGCCGGCGCACGGCTACCCGGCCCTGAAAAAATACCCCCATTTAAAAGGAAACATCGGCAAAGCCTGGTACGACCAACGCCGCTTGTTTGAGGAGTTTCCCGGCGCGATCCTGGCGACGACCAACTGCGTGATGCCGATCAAAGGCAGCTACGCCGATCGTTTCTTCTCCTATGATGTCGCCGGGCTGGAACACGTGACGAAAATCGAAAACGACGACTTTTCGCCGCTGATTGAAAAAGCCTTGTCGCTGCCCGATGTCTCGATCGAGTCGGAACAGACGCTGACCACGGGCTTCCACCACGAGACGGTCATCGGGATCGCCCCGGAAATTGTCCAGGCGGTCAAAGCTGGGAAAATCAAACGCTTCTTTGTCATCGCCGGATGTGACGCCCCCGGCAAGGGTGGCGATTACTACCGGGAGCTGGCTACCTCCCTGCCACCCGAAACGGTGATCTTGACGACGTCCTGCGGCAAGTTCCGCTTTAACGATGTCGACTACGGAACGGTACCGGGCACCGACATCCCCCGCTACATCGACCTGGGACAGTGCAACAACTCCATTTCCACGGTGAAAATCGCCGCGGCCCTGGCGGAAGCGTTTGACTGCGAGGTCAACGAGCTGCCGCTCAGCATCGTGCTCTCCTGGTTTGAACAGAAAGCGGTGGCAATATTGCTTGGTTTGCTCAGCCTGGGGATCAAGGACATCCGAATCGGCCCGAAATTGCCGGAGTTCATTCAGCCAGGCGTTCTGCAAGTGCTGCAAGACTTGTTCCAAATCAAGTTAATCGGCAGTGCCCAGGAAGATCTGAAACAAATGCTCGGCCTCGCCCACTAA
- the prpB gene encoding methylisocitrate lyase, with amino-acid sequence MSWLTRKQEEDPITRFRARLKEGTGILQIPGAHDAMAALLAKQQGFEALYLSGAALSASLGLPDLGLITLTELANRTREIARATRLPILVDVDTGYGSVLNLTRTVQEMLEAGAAAIQIEDQDLPKKCGHLNGKKLVPKEEMVLRIQAARKASDRIFIVARTDANAVEGLEAAIERAKEYVKAGADAIFPEALKSEAEFRRFAAEIPVPLLANMTEFGQTPYYTAQQFAEWGYQMVIYPVTSLRVAAKAVERVYQLIRDTGTQRDALNDMQTRKELYDTIQYFEYEELDNRIAKTILEQGQS; translated from the coding sequence ATGAGCTGGCTTACGCGAAAACAGGAAGAGGACCCGATTACCCGCTTTCGTGCGCGGCTGAAAGAGGGGACAGGAATTTTGCAAATTCCCGGCGCACATGACGCCATGGCTGCGCTGCTGGCCAAACAACAGGGGTTTGAGGCACTGTACCTCTCGGGCGCGGCTTTGTCCGCCAGCCTCGGCCTGCCCGACTTGGGTTTGATCACCCTGACTGAGCTTGCCAATCGAACCCGGGAGATCGCCCGGGCGACCAGACTGCCCATCCTCGTCGACGTCGACACCGGTTACGGAAGCGTGCTGAACTTGACGCGAACGGTGCAGGAAATGCTGGAAGCCGGTGCGGCCGCGATTCAGATAGAGGATCAGGATTTGCCGAAGAAGTGCGGTCATTTGAACGGCAAAAAGCTGGTCCCGAAAGAAGAGATGGTGCTGCGCATTCAGGCGGCACGCAAGGCCAGCGACCGCATCTTCATCGTCGCGCGAACCGACGCGAACGCGGTGGAAGGACTGGAGGCGGCGATTGAACGAGCCAAGGAGTACGTAAAAGCGGGCGCCGACGCGATCTTTCCGGAGGCCTTGAAGTCGGAAGCGGAATTCCGCAGGTTTGCCGCGGAGATACCGGTTCCGCTGCTGGCCAACATGACCGAATTTGGGCAAACGCCGTACTACACCGCCCAGCAGTTTGCGGAATGGGGCTACCAGATGGTGATTTACCCCGTCACCTCGCTGCGCGTGGCAGCCAAGGCGGTAGAGCGAGTGTACCAGTTGATTCGCGATACGGGTACGCAGCGGGATGCGCTGAATGACATGCAAACGAGAAAAGAGCTCTATGATACGATCCAGTATTTTGAATACGAAGAGCTGGACAACCGGATTGCCAAGACGATCCTCGAACAGGGGCAGAGCTGA